The proteins below come from a single Hyphomicrobium denitrificans ATCC 51888 genomic window:
- a CDS encoding efflux RND transporter permease subunit: MSLPRFSLTHPHSVAAIIILVCLLGFGAVSRMPTDIFPEINIPVVSVVWTYSGMSAEEMQDRILIKHERQMASLVDDIERIEANSYTGVGVIKVYLHEGADVSRAITQLSSCAQTVLKSMPRNITPPLIVRYSATDVSVIQLSLASRFLPDSRLTDLGQQVLRPNLAVVHGAQVPYPYGGKIRVIMVDLNPNELQARGLTPADVSDALAKQNIIVPSGDVKVGAKDYPVTMNNTPEAISAISNFPIKQIDGKTIFVRDVANVHDGHQIQTNSVSQNGAPGALMLVRKTGGASTLDVINGVKAAIPDLRRMMPDGVSIKTIFDQSIFVKAALNSVVMGGLMAAGLTALMILLFLGNWRLTIIILASIPLSIIAALLMLYLAGQTLNTMTLGGFALAVGILVDNATVVIENIERHVGLGEELEEAILNGTSEVGIPTILSTLSIGVVFVPVFLLTGTAKYLFSPLSLSVILSLFASLLLSFTLVPVLFKYLMQSQVGKHSSVHADTNKGARFNPFSIIHRGFEHGFTAFRERYRNAVSWCVTNPLPTTIFFAVLLGVTVLPLRSLGMDFFPQIDAGQMRLHVRAPPGTRIEDTQKYFSEVEDAIRRIVGNDQIDVILDNIGLPYSGINIALSDTATVGPMDGEILVSLKEKHTSTPAHIAELRRKLPRLFPELQFFFQPADIVNQVLNFGQPAPIDVRVSGRDANMTFALASKIARDLRSVPGIVDSHVFQVPDAPAIKVDVDRTKARDLNLEQHGLANDVLVTLNSSAQVSPNFWLNPHNNVSYPLVVQTPAYRVKSTKDLWTLPVTAPGDKDSQLLMNVAKFGRTKVPMVVSQLNIAPVFDVDADVQGSDLASAADSIDKLLAKDRPDASSGIKVTLSGQIETMRESFTGLFGGMGLAIVLVFLLLVINFQSWLDPLIVLMAVPFALAGIIWMLLITGTHISVPALMGSLMCIGLTTANGILVLTFANQQAELGVDPMHAAIEAGYTRLRPVLMTAGAMILGMIPMALGVGEGGEQNAPLARAVIGGLLLATVATLIFVPTLYRLLRRDTSRKTEHRRLPLAHA; encoded by the coding sequence ATGTCGCTGCCACGCTTTTCTCTTACGCATCCACATTCGGTGGCAGCGATCATTATCCTCGTGTGCCTGCTCGGCTTCGGCGCGGTGTCACGCATGCCGACGGATATCTTCCCCGAAATCAACATCCCTGTTGTCAGTGTCGTTTGGACCTACAGCGGGATGAGCGCGGAGGAAATGCAGGATCGCATCCTCATCAAGCACGAGAGGCAAATGGCATCTCTCGTCGATGATATTGAGCGCATCGAGGCGAACAGCTACACGGGCGTCGGCGTTATTAAAGTCTACCTTCACGAGGGCGCGGATGTAAGTCGAGCCATTACGCAGCTTTCGAGTTGCGCGCAGACAGTTCTGAAGAGCATGCCGCGCAATATCACGCCGCCACTTATCGTTCGTTACAGCGCAACTGATGTTTCTGTCATCCAGCTAAGCCTCGCAAGCCGGTTCTTGCCGGATTCCCGTTTGACGGACCTTGGTCAACAGGTGCTACGGCCTAACCTAGCGGTCGTGCACGGTGCCCAGGTTCCGTATCCCTACGGAGGCAAGATCCGAGTCATCATGGTGGATCTCAATCCCAACGAATTGCAGGCGCGTGGACTGACGCCTGCCGACGTCTCCGATGCGTTGGCGAAGCAGAACATCATTGTTCCGTCGGGCGACGTCAAAGTCGGCGCCAAGGATTATCCGGTAACGATGAACAATACGCCCGAGGCAATTTCGGCGATTTCGAATTTTCCCATCAAGCAGATCGACGGCAAAACGATTTTCGTTCGCGACGTGGCCAATGTTCATGACGGACACCAAATACAAACGAATTCGGTCAGTCAAAACGGTGCGCCGGGCGCACTCATGCTCGTACGAAAAACGGGCGGAGCGTCGACGCTCGACGTTATCAACGGGGTCAAGGCGGCCATACCGGATCTGCGCCGCATGATGCCGGACGGCGTCTCGATCAAAACTATTTTCGATCAGTCGATCTTCGTGAAGGCCGCACTCAACAGCGTTGTAATGGGCGGCTTGATGGCCGCCGGATTGACGGCGTTGATGATCCTTTTGTTTCTCGGCAACTGGCGGCTCACGATCATCATTCTGGCATCGATCCCACTATCGATCATAGCAGCCTTGCTGATGCTCTACCTCGCGGGGCAGACACTTAATACGATGACGCTCGGCGGGTTTGCGCTGGCGGTCGGCATACTTGTCGATAACGCGACGGTCGTAATCGAGAATATTGAGCGGCACGTCGGATTGGGCGAGGAACTCGAGGAAGCCATTCTGAACGGAACATCGGAGGTCGGAATTCCGACGATTCTTTCGACGCTATCGATCGGCGTCGTATTCGTTCCGGTATTTCTGCTTACGGGCACCGCGAAATACCTCTTCTCGCCGCTGTCATTGTCGGTGATCCTCTCGCTTTTTGCCAGTCTCCTTCTTTCGTTCACCCTCGTTCCGGTGCTCTTCAAATATCTGATGCAGTCACAGGTCGGAAAGCACAGCAGCGTGCACGCCGATACGAACAAGGGGGCGCGCTTCAATCCTTTCAGCATCATCCATCGTGGCTTTGAGCACGGCTTCACGGCGTTCCGAGAACGCTATCGTAATGCCGTTTCGTGGTGCGTAACGAACCCATTGCCGACGACCATATTCTTCGCCGTACTGCTCGGCGTTACAGTGCTTCCGCTGAGAAGCCTCGGAATGGACTTCTTTCCGCAAATAGACGCGGGGCAAATGAGGCTGCACGTGCGCGCGCCACCCGGAACCCGGATCGAAGATACGCAAAAGTATTTCAGCGAAGTTGAGGACGCGATACGCAGGATCGTCGGCAACGATCAGATCGACGTCATTCTGGATAACATCGGATTGCCTTACAGCGGCATCAACATCGCGTTGAGCGATACCGCTACGGTCGGACCGATGGACGGCGAGATTTTGGTGTCATTGAAGGAAAAGCACACATCGACGCCCGCTCACATTGCTGAACTCCGCCGCAAACTGCCCCGTCTCTTTCCCGAGCTTCAGTTCTTTTTTCAACCGGCCGACATTGTCAATCAGGTATTGAATTTCGGTCAGCCGGCACCGATCGACGTTCGCGTCTCGGGACGCGATGCCAATATGACGTTCGCGCTGGCCTCGAAAATTGCACGCGATTTGAGATCTGTGCCGGGCATAGTCGATTCTCACGTCTTTCAGGTGCCGGATGCGCCCGCCATCAAGGTCGATGTCGACCGGACGAAGGCACGAGATCTCAATCTCGAGCAACATGGTCTGGCAAATGATGTGCTTGTCACCCTCAATTCAAGCGCACAGGTCTCCCCGAATTTCTGGCTGAACCCACACAATAACGTCAGTTATCCGCTCGTCGTCCAAACGCCGGCATATCGCGTCAAATCGACGAAAGACCTGTGGACGCTTCCAGTAACGGCTCCTGGAGACAAAGATTCCCAACTGCTGATGAACGTCGCGAAGTTCGGACGAACGAAAGTGCCGATGGTCGTGTCTCAGCTCAACATCGCGCCCGTGTTCGATGTGGACGCGGACGTCCAGGGCAGCGATCTCGCTTCTGCAGCGGATTCCATCGATAAGCTTCTCGCGAAGGACCGACCTGACGCTTCAAGCGGCATCAAGGTAACCCTCAGCGGACAGATCGAGACGATGCGAGAGAGCTTCACGGGACTTTTTGGAGGCATGGGGCTCGCGATTGTCCTCGTCTTCCTGCTTCTCGTGATTAACTTCCAAAGCTGGCTCGATCCGCTCATCGTTCTTATGGCTGTTCCGTTCGCACTCGCCGGCATCATATGGATGCTCTTGATTACCGGCACGCATATCAGCGTTCCGGCCCTTATGGGCAGCCTGATGTGCATAGGGCTGACCACGGCCAATGGCATCCTGGTCTTGACCTTCGCAAACCAGCAAGCGGAACTGGGCGTCGATCCGATGCACGCGGCCATAGAGGCCGGCTACACTCGCCTGAGGCCAGTCCTGATGACGGCCGGCGCCATGATCCTCGGTATGATTCCGATGGCATTGGGTGTCGGTGAAGGCGGTGAGCAGAACGCGCCCCTTGCCCGAGCGGTCATCGGCGGTCTTTTGCTGGCGACAGTCGCAACGTTGATCTTTGTTCCCACCCTATACCGGCTTCTGCGCCGCGACACTTCTCGGAAAACCGAACACCGGAGGCTGCCCCTTGCGCATGCTTAG
- a CDS encoding efflux RND transporter periplasmic adaptor subunit produces MLRKGETSANATQSEASEADPLAPADFPPKDCLANVAAQAYPKSTGRWMMLTALVIVFGLTTAFFEVSRIKARETDTLEQETRKAASTVPLVDVATANAGPTFKSLVLPGDTAAWYRTTLYSRVNGYLADWKVDIGDRVKKGQLLATIETPDLDAQLVAARAELEAAKAEAKVRHADADFARSSYDRWRDSPKGVVSDQEREEKKAANDSSIAKLNAATAQVAVDQAKVDGLMTLTQYKNVTAPFDGIITERRVDPGDLVTAGSSASTSPLFVIQQTDRIRIFSRVPQDVAERLSIGSTVKVMTADGADRAYEGKIARTTASVDPHARTMLIEVVLPNTNYALSPGMYVRTEFQVAQAPSIEVPAAAILFRTKGPQVAIVKDGKITFENVIIASDDGDNVELASGTIKVGDRVALNINSQISDGDKIAINNDTPKAQS; encoded by the coding sequence ATGCTTAGAAAAGGCGAGACGTCCGCCAACGCCACTCAATCGGAAGCTTCAGAAGCGGATCCACTCGCGCCTGCGGATTTTCCGCCGAAAGACTGCCTCGCAAATGTGGCGGCGCAGGCATATCCGAAATCGACCGGGCGCTGGATGATGTTGACAGCGCTTGTCATCGTGTTCGGTTTGACAACAGCATTCTTCGAAGTCAGCCGCATCAAGGCGCGTGAGACGGATACTCTCGAACAGGAAACGCGAAAAGCCGCCTCGACGGTGCCTTTGGTTGATGTGGCGACTGCGAATGCAGGCCCGACATTCAAATCGCTTGTTCTTCCCGGGGATACCGCCGCTTGGTACCGAACGACGCTCTACTCGCGGGTCAACGGCTATCTTGCCGATTGGAAGGTCGACATCGGAGACCGGGTGAAGAAGGGCCAACTGCTGGCAACAATCGAGACGCCCGATCTTGATGCCCAGTTGGTTGCAGCGCGCGCCGAATTGGAAGCCGCAAAAGCGGAGGCCAAGGTCCGTCACGCCGATGCCGACTTTGCAAGAAGCAGCTATGATCGCTGGCGTGATTCGCCGAAGGGCGTCGTTTCAGACCAAGAACGTGAAGAGAAGAAGGCCGCGAACGACAGCAGCATCGCCAAGCTCAATGCCGCGACGGCGCAAGTCGCCGTCGACCAAGCAAAGGTTGATGGTCTGATGACTCTTACACAGTATAAGAACGTCACGGCGCCATTCGACGGCATCATCACAGAGCGCCGCGTCGATCCCGGGGACTTGGTGACCGCAGGAAGCTCGGCGAGCACGTCGCCCCTCTTCGTCATCCAGCAGACGGATCGGATTCGCATCTTTTCGCGAGTTCCGCAGGACGTGGCCGAGCGACTTTCCATCGGATCAACTGTCAAGGTCATGACAGCCGATGGAGCGGACCGCGCTTACGAGGGCAAGATTGCGCGGACGACGGCCTCCGTCGATCCGCACGCGCGGACAATGCTCATTGAAGTGGTCTTGCCGAATACGAATTATGCTCTTTCGCCGGGCATGTACGTCCGCACCGAATTCCAGGTAGCGCAAGCGCCGAGTATCGAAGTACCGGCTGCGGCAATCCTATTTCGCACCAAGGGACCGCAGGTCGCCATCGTCAAAGATGGAAAGATCACGTTCGAGAACGTGATCATTGCAAGCGATGACGGCGATAACGTCGAACTCGCTTCAGGCACCATCAAAGTCGGAGATCGCGTGGCGCTCAACATCAATAGCCAAATTTCGGATGGCGACAAAATCGCGATCAACAACGACACGCCCAAGGCTCAGAGCTGA
- a CDS encoding efflux transporter outer membrane subunit — protein MARRGGLKFLLTTLAGALSGCALGPDYLLPRIGAPGMFTTSSIADQGAARSIDQSSSPEIVRWWTLLKDPQLGSLIERAIAANPDIEIAANHIRAARANEVAVRGLALPLFEANAAAARGTGTNSTKGRVAGPLNAATNTAGLKEITHVAGFDAGWELDFFGKDRRAYEAAQYSTDVAIEQRHAVLVSVVAEVAKAYIETRGVQAKIKASKENVARAQRTYDLMKTRFDRGLTNELDFKLASRQLATLKAQLAPLSAVEYAGCARIAVLLGTYSGGICQELKSVNRIPATPDHLKTGLPVDVIRRRPDVRAAERQLAVETARIGVAVADLFPRLQITAGGGLQGQGLGVVPVVTKSIYSVGPSVYWPLLDFGTLDSLVHIQQLQADAQYLTYKRVIISSIEEINVALSRYRAAMETLQSLAKAVKESKGAVDLSTARYDRGVTDSLYVLDAERQDDELELQYLQAKADAAIAFVAVYKALGGGWEMFDQDLPAPHALPAVLAAYEHLHDR, from the coding sequence ATGGCGCGTCGGGGGGGACTTAAATTTCTGCTGACGACCCTGGCCGGTGCGCTATCGGGTTGCGCGCTTGGACCGGATTACCTGCTCCCGCGTATCGGTGCGCCGGGAATGTTCACGACCAGCAGCATCGCCGATCAAGGCGCGGCTCGATCAATCGACCAATCCTCGTCGCCGGAGATCGTCCGTTGGTGGACGCTCCTGAAGGATCCTCAACTCGGATCGCTCATCGAACGCGCGATCGCCGCCAACCCGGACATCGAGATCGCCGCAAATCACATCCGCGCTGCTCGCGCGAATGAAGTCGCGGTCCGCGGTCTCGCCCTGCCCCTCTTTGAGGCCAATGCAGCGGCCGCTCGCGGCACGGGTACAAATTCGACAAAAGGGCGCGTCGCCGGCCCGCTCAACGCAGCGACGAATACCGCCGGTCTCAAAGAAATCACGCACGTCGCCGGGTTTGACGCCGGCTGGGAGCTCGACTTTTTCGGCAAAGACAGGCGCGCGTATGAGGCGGCCCAATACTCGACGGACGTTGCGATCGAGCAACGACACGCCGTTCTGGTCTCTGTTGTTGCGGAAGTCGCCAAAGCCTATATCGAGACGCGAGGCGTTCAGGCCAAGATCAAAGCCTCGAAAGAGAACGTTGCGCGCGCGCAGAGAACGTACGATCTGATGAAGACGCGTTTTGATCGCGGCTTGACAAACGAGCTGGACTTCAAGCTTGCGTCGCGTCAGCTAGCCACGCTCAAGGCGCAGCTCGCGCCGCTTTCTGCCGTTGAATACGCCGGCTGTGCACGCATCGCCGTTCTCCTCGGTACTTATTCCGGCGGCATTTGCCAGGAGCTCAAGAGTGTCAATAGAATTCCGGCCACTCCTGATCACCTGAAGACAGGTTTGCCTGTCGACGTGATCCGCAGGCGGCCTGACGTGCGGGCGGCAGAGCGTCAGCTCGCCGTCGAGACGGCTAGGATCGGCGTCGCCGTTGCAGATCTATTCCCGCGCTTGCAGATTACGGCTGGTGGCGGCCTCCAAGGACAGGGCCTCGGTGTCGTGCCGGTGGTGACCAAGAGCATCTACTCCGTCGGACCGTCGGTCTATTGGCCGCTCCTTGATTTCGGTACGCTCGACTCCCTCGTGCACATCCAACAACTGCAGGCCGATGCGCAGTATTTGACCTACAAGCGCGTGATCATCTCGAGCATCGAAGAGATTAACGTCGCGCTGTCACGATATCGGGCCGCGATGGAGACGCTCCAATCGCTCGCCAAGGCCGTCAAGGAAAGCAAGGGTGCAGTCGATCTTTCGACCGCGCGTTACGATCGAGGCGTCACGGATTCCTTATACGTGCTCGATGCCGAACGCCAAGACGATGAGCTTGAGCTTCAATATCTCCAGGCGAAGGCCGATGCGGCGATTGCCTTCGTTGCAGTTTACAAAGCTCTTGGAGGTGGCTGGGAAATGTTTGATCAGGACTTGCCGGCGCCTCACGCTCTTCCGGCGGTTCTCGCGGCCTACGAACATTTGCACGACCGATGA
- a CDS encoding tetratricopeptide repeat protein yields the protein MVIESGASDSTKVKIAYINRGLAYFATNDLGKAISDFNTAIALAPQDADAYEARAIAFASERDYERAIADYRKAINIDPLATRAYNNLANIYEAEGDFDGAITNYNRALEISPNEPRLYFNRGNAFKALGRRKDAISDYNRTIALDGKFLSAYIARGNARAAAGDVQSAEADFDHVLEVDPMNNAAIADKLTLERARGALLQSPSSSIVTTSK from the coding sequence GTGGTGATCGAGAGCGGCGCTTCAGATTCCACGAAGGTCAAGATTGCCTATATCAATCGCGGTCTCGCCTATTTCGCGACGAATGATCTTGGAAAGGCTATCTCCGACTTCAATACGGCGATCGCGCTTGCACCTCAAGACGCCGATGCCTACGAAGCCCGCGCGATCGCATTTGCTTCGGAGCGAGATTACGAGCGCGCGATAGCGGACTACCGCAAAGCGATCAACATCGACCCGCTCGCCACCCGCGCTTACAATAACCTAGCGAATATCTACGAGGCCGAGGGTGATTTCGATGGGGCAATTACCAACTATAATCGCGCGCTTGAGATTTCGCCCAATGAGCCGCGGCTGTATTTCAATCGGGGAAATGCTTTCAAGGCGCTCGGCCGCCGCAAGGACGCGATCAGTGACTATAATCGGACGATCGCTCTCGACGGAAAGTTTCTGAGCGCTTACATCGCTCGCGGAAATGCGCGTGCGGCTGCCGGCGATGTGCAGAGCGCCGAAGCCGATTTTGATCATGTTCTCGAAGTCGATCCAATGAACAACGCCGCAATCGCCGACAAACTCACTCTTGAGAGAGCACGAGGCGCTCTACTTCAATCGCCGAGCTCATCAATCGTAACGACCTCGAAGTAA
- a CDS encoding VOC family protein, whose product MNLQKIYTSLLTADLAGAEAWYTKLLGRGPDNRPMDTLVQWELFDQGGLMLSNSDEIAGRGVMFLYVDDLSAERHRLKALKIVLGDDIKGDYSTLAQVRDPDGNLITLATPPSRVFPAA is encoded by the coding sequence ATGAACCTGCAGAAGATCTACACATCATTGCTAACTGCGGATCTTGCGGGGGCCGAAGCTTGGTACACGAAACTGCTCGGTCGTGGCCCGGATAACCGTCCGATGGACACGCTGGTGCAGTGGGAGCTTTTCGACCAGGGTGGGTTGATGCTTTCTAATAGCGATGAGATCGCGGGTCGGGGCGTCATGTTCCTTTACGTCGACGATCTCTCGGCTGAGCGCCATAGACTGAAGGCACTGAAGATTGTGCTTGGGGACGACATTAAGGGCGACTACTCGACCCTTGCCCAGGTGCGTGATCCTGACGGGAATTTAATCACGCTAGCAACACCGCCCTCGCGGGTCTTCCCGGCGGCATAG
- a CDS encoding porin, with protein sequence MAQFSFRRIIPSAFAVLAAASMSAGASAADLGGNCCADLEERIAELEATTARKDNRKVSLTVSGYVAQEVTWWDDGGESNVYLHGLGPTQASHVKFTGEAKISPGWTAGYAIRIQNLSDNPFGRNASTGVAMNQFNSEYNQGLNVQMSYWYLQSKDLGKVSIGRQANAAKSAAMFTDQSGTQIFDNYTFLSGFPQFIIRSGGNLTPANLTWGQLGFCYSQGTPLGGDCDGLVMNAVRYDSPVFAGFSASASWAEDDDWEIAARYSGQLNGFKVSLGVGYSVNTSENIAVPLPAGSKKDSNFFQAGGYVEHMATGLFVHGAYGREDNSNTLLPGSVTPPDSNHWYVKSGIRKKWTPLGATIVYGDFAEYNDQLGPGALALGATSSTLHRYGGGIAQEIDAAAMTVYLKYQRYDADVEGLSPTVGKLDSADFVSTGALINF encoded by the coding sequence ATGGCACAATTTTCTTTCAGGCGAATCATTCCATCAGCCTTCGCTGTCCTGGCTGCGGCAAGCATGTCGGCAGGCGCCAGCGCGGCCGACCTCGGCGGCAACTGCTGCGCTGATCTTGAGGAGCGGATTGCCGAGCTGGAGGCGACCACCGCACGCAAAGACAATCGCAAAGTCTCGCTCACCGTTTCCGGATACGTCGCCCAGGAGGTGACGTGGTGGGACGACGGCGGCGAAAGCAACGTCTATCTGCATGGTCTCGGACCGACGCAGGCGTCACACGTAAAGTTCACCGGCGAGGCAAAGATCTCTCCCGGCTGGACGGCAGGTTATGCCATCCGCATCCAGAACCTCAGCGACAATCCATTCGGGCGGAATGCCTCGACCGGCGTGGCGATGAACCAGTTCAATTCTGAGTACAATCAGGGCCTCAATGTCCAGATGTCGTACTGGTACCTGCAGAGCAAGGATCTCGGCAAGGTCAGCATCGGACGGCAGGCGAACGCCGCCAAGAGCGCCGCGATGTTCACTGATCAATCCGGCACGCAGATCTTCGACAACTACACTTTTCTTTCCGGCTTTCCGCAATTCATCATCCGCAGCGGCGGCAACCTGACACCGGCGAACTTGACCTGGGGGCAACTCGGGTTTTGCTATTCGCAAGGCACGCCGCTCGGCGGCGATTGCGACGGCTTGGTGATGAATGCCGTGCGCTATGATAGCCCGGTGTTCGCAGGCTTTTCTGCGTCCGCAAGCTGGGCTGAGGACGACGACTGGGAAATCGCCGCGCGGTATTCGGGCCAGCTGAACGGTTTCAAAGTTTCGCTCGGCGTCGGCTATTCGGTAAACACATCCGAAAACATCGCCGTCCCATTGCCCGCCGGCAGCAAAAAAGATTCAAACTTTTTCCAAGCCGGCGGCTACGTCGAGCACATGGCGACTGGCCTCTTCGTGCATGGCGCCTACGGCCGTGAGGACAACAGCAACACGCTGTTGCCTGGCAGCGTAACCCCGCCGGACAGCAATCATTGGTACGTTAAATCCGGCATCCGGAAGAAGTGGACGCCTCTCGGCGCAACCATCGTGTATGGTGATTTCGCCGAATACAACGACCAGCTCGGACCGGGAGCTCTTGCTCTCGGCGCAACCTCCAGCACGCTGCATCGCTATGGCGGAGGCATCGCGCAGGAAATCGATGCGGCCGCGATGACGGTCTATCTCAAGTATCAGCGCTACGATGCGGACGTCGAAGGGCTGTCCCCGACTGTCGGCAAACTCGACAGCGCGGATTTCGTCAGCACCGGCGCGCTGATCAACTTCTGA